The following nucleotide sequence is from Chryseobacterium sp. CY350.
TGTTTAAGTTTGAAATGTTTATAATATCGGATAACTTTACCTTCAATAACCAAAGATAATTTTACCAAGCGGTTAATCCCGTTGTGTTGGCTGTCTGAAATTCCTGCCGCATTCTGAGAAGGGCGAAAAGCAGAGCCTCTTGATGTTTCTGAGGTACTTGACATATTTTGTGATTGTGTGGTGGTTTAAAGTTATAAAAATTTTATGTACTTCAACAGGTTTTCTATATTAAATTTTTACAATTTAATTATGAAACACCTGAATGTCTTGTTTTTACGACAACTTGAATCTGCTTTTTTCTATAATTAAATATAAACAGATAAGCTGTTTTTTGAAATTATAAATTCTAAATTTCAGCGAAAAGACCGTCTTTCCGGACGGTCTTCGTATAACATAATACTATAATTAAACTACTTGCAAGACAGATTTAGCTTGATGGCCAAAGACCTTTGTATGCAGAATTACCATAATTAATGGTTTCTGCACTTACTATAAAGCTGATCAACATTGAGTTTTCATCTACTGCATCAAACTCTACTTCGTGCTGTATAACGTATCCGTTTTCCCAGCTTAAAGTGATTAATGTACCTTCTTCGTGTGATTTGTTAAAAGTAATTTCACCAGATGTCGGTTTGTACTTTCCGTTAAGCAATGACTCCAGAATATCAGATTTTTCTGTTGCCTCAATTGTAAGTTTGATTAATGCATTTGAAGGATCTGAAGCTACACGCCCCGAAACATCTGTAGATCTAGATACGCTGTAATTAAGCTTTAATAATTTTTGCCCTTCGCTACCGTTGAATTTTAAGATTCCTCTTGAATTTGCTGCCATGATAAAGAAATTTTAAACAGTTAATATTTATTAGTGATTGATTTTTGTATTTCAAAGATAGATACGCAAAAAATGATTTTCAAAAATTCTGTTACTTATTTTATTATTTGTAGTAATTCTACGATTTTATGTCGTAGTTCTACGATTAAAATATCAAACCAAACCCGCAAAAATTCGGACAAAAAAAAGCTGCTTCTTGCGAGGCAGCTTAGTTTAACGATATATATCGATTATGCAAGTCTTACATTAACTGCATTTAATCCTTTTTCGCTTTTTTCTACGTCAAAAACTACTTTATCATTCTCACGAATCATTTTAGTGTTTAATCCTGAAGAATGTACAAAAATGTCTTGTCCTCCTTCTGCTGGAGAGATAAATCCGAAACCTTTTGTTTCGTTAAAAAATTTTACTGTGCCTTGTTGCATTGTATTGGTATTAAAAATTGTTTTATTGTTTTTGTCTGATTCGACATCAAACTTTTTTATTTTCTTTAAATTACGAAACTGCAGAATACTCTGTGGCTTTCATGGTTTCTATTCTGCCGCTGCCGATTTTTTCCGCAAAGCTGCTGACATCGTTGCTAATTGCTGACGAATACAATATGTTTTGTCTTTTAGCAGGTAGTTTGGTCATCAGTTTTTTCAGATAATCAGCTTTATTTTCTAACAAAACTTCTAAATCGTCTATGATCAAAACTTCTATTTTTGAAAGACTGATATGTCGCTGATCATCAAGTTCCAAAAGCTTTTCCGGTGTTGCAATCAGAACATCTAATCTTCTTCTGAGCGAAGAAAGCTGTGTTCCGTTTGAAATACCTTCATAAACTGAAAGCTGCGATAAAGGAAGATATTTGGTATAAATCTTAAAATTATCTTCTATCTGCAATGCAGTTTCTTTCGTGGGAGTCAAAACCAAAACTCTTGTATCATTATGATCCGGGTTATTCTTTTTCAACATCTGAAGAACAGGCATTGTAAAAGAAGTCATCCTTTCGGTTCCCCGCGCAATCTGACAGAGTACATCTTTACCATCCAGAATCTGCGGTATCATCTTGATCTGCAATTCTGTAGGCATCGGACATCCTGCTTCTGTAGCAGCGCGAATGATGGGGTTGATTAAGTTTAGATTCTTAAAACTCATGGTATTACTTTGCCGAGTTACGGCTTTCCTTTTTCAATTGATCGGGAAACATTATTTAAATAGTTTGTGATCTGGTGAGATCATATATAGGAATTTAGTATTCTTTTTATAATTTCTTTATTTTTTCACATCATATTCATCGTAGCTCTAAAAACGTACCTTACGCTTACTATGCTACATTATTTGTCTTTCGGAATTATTATTTTTGGAACTCAATAAAGAAAAGGGAATTTTTCTCAGAAGAATTTTTCAATTCTTTTTAGCATCGAGACTTAATGCAAAACGTATAACTCATTTGTTTAAAAACACCTTTGACCAATCCTTTAATTATAAATATGGTATTCAGGTATTTATTTAACAATACAAAGATGAGCTAAAAATATGCATAAAATTTATATAAATAAATATTGAATTTACATAAATCACACATTTATAAATCTTCGAGATTTTTTTTTCTCTTCATTTTTAACTGTTTGTAAAAAGAGGGAGCAAGACCTGTGATCTTTTTAAACTGAAATGACAAGTGCGCAACACTGCTGTAATTCAGCTTGTAAGCAATCTCCGTGAGGTTTAATTCATTGTAAAGCAACAGTTCTTTTACTTTTTCAATCTTATTTAAAATAATAAAATGCTGAATCGTATAGCCGTTGACTTCCGAAAAAACATTGGCCAGATAAGTGTAATCATACTCCAATTTTTCGCTGAGATATAAAGAATAGTTCTCTTTTGGCTGCTCATCAGCAGTATGAATCATCTCCGTAATCGTATTTTTGATTTTTTCAATTAAAATACTTTTTTTGTCGTCCAGTAATTCCAGACCTAAATGCGCCAATCTCGTCCTGAAAATCTCAAGCTTGTCATGATCAACAGCTTCCGGGAAATCCACTGTGCCCAATTGTACAACGGCATGCTGTAAACCAAGCTTGTCAATTTCTTCCTGCACCATCATCTTGCATCGCAGACTGACCATATATTTGATGTATATTCTCATTCGATCATAAAAAAGATAATCTGTAGAAATAGCATTAATTATTTAAACAATCATCTTATAATAAAATGGAAGTTACGGAAATTTAAAATAAGATTAACTGTAATGTTAACATCAAAAAAAATCTCCGCAGAAAATCCTGCGGAGACCTATTTTAAAATGTTTTTTAGATTAAACTAAGAGCATCCAATTGCTGTTTTCAGAATAATCATCCAAAGGTTTAAGATCCTGATGATGATTCATTGATGCAAGAAGGGTAACAATTTCCTGTCTTGTCATTTCCACAGAATTGTCTACAAGTTTTTGGTTGAAACCTGCATTATTCAGTTCTAAAAGATCATTTACCGTAATAATTCTGGCGACAACTTTCCCAAGATCAATCATTTTTCTTTGAGAGATTGCTGTAGTTATTGTGAAGTCTAAATTCTGCGTGTATAATTTAGCAGCATTTTCGCTTAATACATTCTGCTGAAGATATTCTCCCAAATTATCGAGTTTTTTCTTCTTCATATCTTTCAAAATCCCTTCTGAAATCTGCGTGTACAACATTTCGTTTGAACCTTCAAAAATCTGAAACGGACGGCTGTCCATAATTCCTCTTCCACCGATATGGCTCATTCTATAGCCTTTTCCACCACATAGCTGTACCAAAATCTGAGCAGCTTCCTGCATCATGTCGGTCACCAGAGCTTTCATTGAATTTGCGTGTACACCTTCGGAAGAAAGATTATAATCAATCCCGCTGATCTTAGAACTTTTGGCACACATTGCTGAACAAAGCGTAAAAAATGATTCTAATCTTGTCAATTGATATTGCACCTGATCAAGAGCGTACAGATTTGAATTTCCTACAATTCTGCTTCTGGTATGTTGCAAAGCCTCATCAAGCATTCTTTTCAGAAAGCCCATTCCCATTCCCGGAAACTGAAATCTGCTTCTGTGAAGAATATCAAGCATCATTTTCAGACCAGTAGATTCCGGAATAAGTTTGTTTTCCTGAGGAACTTTAATATCGATTTTATTTAATCCGTATGGGATCATATATAATCCCGGATTGTCATAATATTCTAAAACTTCAATATTTTGCTGCCGTTGATGAGTGTCTGCAATAAAAAAGTCTACATCTCTTGAAAGACTTCCTTCAGCGTTTGCACTTCTGGACGTGATTAGCCAATAGTTTGCAAGACCGGTAAGACCTTGCCAGTGTTTTGTACCTTTAATATCATATGAATCTCCATTTTGTACATTTTGCGTTTTCATATTTAAAGCATCGCTACCAAAATCTGGCTCAGTGATCATTAAACCACCCATTGCGCCGTAATTTAAAAAATGCTTGAAAATATCTTCCTTAATAGCTTCATTACCATATTTTGCCAAAGGCTCTAAAAATAATGCGATGTTAATCCCAAAAGTTAAAGACAACGGCAGAGATTCGTAAGATGCAGCCGATAAAATCCCCAAACATTCTTTCACTTTCAATCCTCTTCCTCCAAATTCTGTCGGTACAGCAACAGATAAAGGCTTAAGATTCATAATTTCTTTCCATACGTTCGGCGGCAAACCCCTTTGAAGGCTAAGCTCGTCGATATTTTCTCTCTGAAAAAGGTCGTGTAATGAAGTTTTAAAATGATCAAGAAACTCGGAGTACGTTTCTCCGGATATCTTGTTAGAAGATTCAATCATACAATATAAATATTTTCTGTACGCCATTGATACAGCGGTATTACAAAATGAAGCGAATGGCACAATAAGCTCTTATATAAGCTGCTTCATAAAATATGTGAGCAAGATACAAATTTTCACACTTGTTATCATTCTAAAAAATCAAATTTGACAAATTATTAACGTAACATTATGATTTTTGCATAAAAACCATTATACCAATCAGATTTTAAACATATAACCAAACAAACAACATGCTAATTAGAATAATTCTTTATAAAGTGTAATAATTTTGATAAAGTATTACTTACTTTTCTTTCTGAATGTAATAAAACATATCAGAAGAGTTACATTCACGAGAACAGCAAATGCATTTGATACAATAATTGGCAATTCGTTACGAATAATCCCATACCAAACCCACAGAGAAAGTCCGGTAATTAACACCATAATCATCACCCACGATAAGTCCTCGACATTCTTTTTCCTGATTACTTTGATCAATTGCGGAATCATCGCAACGGAAGTAAGAACGCCTGCGACAATTCCCAATATATTTTCATCCATATTATCAATTATTTAAGCATACATTTTATCTATGCCTGTTTCCTCGCTGGTGATATTCTACATTTTTTGGTCTTGCTTCGTAATGATTGGCTGTATTTTCCCCGTGAAAATTATTGACCTGAGATCTATTATCCGGATTTGGAGTTTCATAATGGAAATCTTTACCGTTCCTGTAAAATTTGCCATCAACAGTTTTATAAATCTGATTTTCTTTGTAAGTATTTCCGTCTGGTGCGGTAAATGTTTTTTTGTTTTGATTTCTTTTCCTTCTTTTTTGATTTAAAAGAAACAATGCGCCTCCCGCCACAAATGCCAACGCTATTTTTGCTGTCTTATTCATAAACTTTTATTTATATGAATTTAACAAAAGCCCTGCCAATGAAAGAGAATTCATTAATTATAAAGAATTTTTGATGCATTTACTTTAAAAAATGTTTACCGCCGTAAATGTTTCTTTTAGACAACAATATATTTTTTGTAAATCTTAATCAAATCGGCTTAAACAAAGGTTATTTTAACAATTTGGTCTTATAATTGAATATTAATAAATATCAAAAATCATAAAATAAATAAATATGGCTACTAAAACAGCAACACCAAAAAAAACAACTTCAGTAAAGAAAACAACGGCTCCGAAAAAGTCCGCATCAAAAACAGCAGATAAAACATCTGCAAAGAGTGATGCTGCATCAGATTTAAGAGATTTTTTCGAAGACGCAATGAAAGACATTTACTGGGCAGAAAAAGCATTAGCTAAAGCTCTTCCAAAGATGGAAAAAAATGCTACTCACCCCGATCTGAAAAAAGCAATCTCTAATCATCTTGCCGAAACCGAAAATCATATTAAGAGATTAGAAGACTGTTTTAAATCGTTAGGATTGAAACCGGAAGCTAAAAAATGTGATGCAATGCAGGGACTTTTAGATGAAGGAAAAGGAATTATGGAAGAAACAAAAGCAGGTGCAATACGTGACGTAGGAATTATTGCAGCTTCTCAAAAAGTAGAACATTACGAAATCGCAACCTACGGAAGTCTTGCAGCTTACGCAAAAGTTCTGAAGGAGAAAACATGCCTTAGTAACTTTCTAGCGACACTAAAAGAAGAGAAAAACTGTGACAAGTTGCTTACTCAAATCGCTGATACGGCATTGAACAGCAAGGCTAAATAAAAATTATTCAAATTAAATAAAAAAAATTCCTCAATACTATTGAGGAATTTTTTATTGGTAAAATTTAACGTTAGTTGTTTAGAATCAGAAGATTATTCAGTTCGCTCTTGAAGCATCCTAAGATAAATTCTGCGTAATAAAGCTGTGCATTCAATGCTTGAGTTTTTGGGTGAAGTTCAAGTTTTTTTGAAACAATTATTTCACCTTTATAAGCAATTGAATAATGTGCAAAGACACTGTAAATAGAGTTTCTCACTGGCGTGCAATATCCTGTCGTTGCAATTGACCAGTCGCTTTCAAACATTTTTGCGACATTGAGAGCCATTGTTTCTGCAATATTTTCTGACACGCAGTCACACACTTCAGCTTCATTCTCATCCACATTTAGCAGACGTACTTTTTCGGGCAATGCATAAGCCGTCATTCCGCCCTTATAAAACATAGATGCATTCGGCATCTGTGAAAAAGCTAGCTGCAGCATTCCTGAAGTTACACTTTCAGCAACAGAAATTGTTTCGTTACTGGTAATCAGACATTCACTGATATAATCGAGAGTTTTTTGTTGAAATTCCATAATAGTAAAATTTATTGGAATATAATTTCAAAATCTGCAATTTCAGTAGAACTGATTTCGATATTCAGAAAAAAATCTAAAACCGAATAATTGCTTTCATAATTATTATATTGATTTGGTTAAAAAAACAATATCTAATTCTATGCCATTGAGTTACGATCTTTCTCTAGATCCCAAACTCTGTGAGCAGCCACGGCAGAAATAAATTGTTCATCAGAAGAATTGTCTCCTGAAGTCTGAATAATTGCACGATCTTTATGAGTCTTTTTTGCAATATTCGTCACTTTATAGATCTCATCAGTATCTTTCCCAAAATAGATCGCCTTACAGTGTTTGTAAGCTTCATTGATGAATTCCGCAACGATTGGTTTGATATCAGGCTTCGTCAGTTGCTCCACAGACTTTTCGCCCGGACAGATATAAAGCGCATCGAAACTCACACTTGCAACACTGGAAATAGAATGATCTGGTACGAAAGTCGTTTGATCATCTGCATTTACAGGCGCAACACTTGTTCCAATAATCTGCACCACTGCGCCTTTACTTTCAAGTTTACTTTTCAGAGATTTTACAGCCTGAGTATTTACACCATTTGCCATTACAAAACCAATGATTCGGCTCTCAATAGTGTCTTTTACGGTATTTTCCATGCTCAAAGCTTCAGAAAATTTTGTAGATGGTTCTCTTTCCTCACTTTGAAGACTTGAAGGATCGGCATCTGCTGGAATACTTCCGTTCGGTTTGTCTAATTTTTTCACCTCAACACCCAATTTTTCCGCAACATTTGCAGCTAATTCTTTATTAATAAAATTAAGTTGACCCACTACTCTTTCTCGGATTTCCGGAATGGTAACTTTCGAAAGCTCAAAAATTAATGCGTTTTGAAGATGTTCTTTTTCCGGTGTAGACTGGCTATTGAAAAATAATTTAGCCTGAGAATAATGATCGACAAAACTTTCACTTCTCGCTCTCACTTTGTGACCATCTACTCTTTCATTGTGAGAAGCAAAACCGCCATCTTTCATCATTGCCTGAAACGGACAACCGCCACCGATAGAATTTGGCTCATAGCTCACTTTGCCTTTTACGATCTGCTGTCTCATATGACCGTCACGCTGATTATTATGTACAGTATTAACAGATCTGTTGATTGGAATCTCGTGGAAATTTGGTGAGCCTAATCTTGATAATTGAGTATCTGTGTAAGAAAATAGCCTTCCCTGAAGCAACGGATCATTAGAAAAATCAATTCCTGGAACCAAATGTCCCGGGTGGAATGCAACCTGCTCTGTTTCAGCAAAGAAATTATCCGGATTTCTGTTTAAAGTTAATGTCCCTACCAACTGCACAGGCACAAGCTCTTCAGGAACTATTTTTGTAGGATCAAGGAGATCAAAGTCAAAGTCGTGTTCATTTTCTTCCGGAATGATCTGCACTCCGAAATCCCATTCAGGGAATGCGCCTTTCTCGATAGATTCCCAAAGATCTCTTCTGTGAAAATCCGGATCGGTACCCGATATTTTTTGAGCTTCAGTCCATGCAACAGAATGCACCCCCAATTTTGGTTTAAAATGGAATTTTACAAAGTGCACCGCTCCTTCACTATTGATAAATTTAAATGAATGAACACCAAAACCTTCCATCATTCGGTAACTTCTCGGGATCGCGCGATCACTCATCGCCCACATAATCATGTGCATACTTTCTGGCATTAATGAGATAAAATCCCAAAAAGTATCATGAGCAGAAGCCGCCTGCGGAATCGCGTTATCAGGTTCCGGTTTTACGGCATGCACCAAATCCGGAAACTTCATCGCATCCTGAATAAAAAATACAGGAATATTGTTTCCTACCAAATCGTAATTCCCTTCATCGGTATAAAATTTTACGGCAAATCCCCGAACGTCTCTCGCTAAGTCTGTACTTCCTGCACTTCCCGCAACCGTAGAAAATCTGACAAAAACGGGAGTTTCTTTTCCTACTTCATTTAAAAACTTTGCTTTTGTATATTTTGCCAAACTTTTATTCAGCTTAAAAACACCATGCGCACCAGAACCTCTGGCATGAACTATTCTCTCAGGAATTCTTTCGTGGTCGAAATGAGTAATTTTTTCTCTCAGGATAAAATCCTCCAGAAGTGTAGCTCCTCTTTCATCAGTTTTTAAAGAATCCTGATTATTGTTAATCTTAAGTCCTTGATTGGTCGTCAGTTTTTCATTGCTATTGTCTGTCGTGTGATCCTGAAGCTGATCAATTTTGTCATTATTAGTGACTTCTTTGTTTTCCATATTATTTAAGTGGTTTGTTATATATGATTTGATTAAATATTTATTTAAGCTGAATATTAAGCTTTCATCTATCGTAAAGTGTTATTTAAATGATTAATAGGAAAATTTACATTGAAATTTTCATCATGTGATTTTCTACTGCAGAAACATACACATGAATATTAAACTTTATAGCATGTATGTTGAAGTGTAAGCAAAACAGTTTATTGCTCAATACATTGTAATTAATGATACCAGTTATTTATGGGATTACCTATGACTCATATAAAATTTTAAACTGATGAAAATTTATCTTGATGTTCCGGTAGAATCTGTTTTTACAGAAGCTGTATCTGATGTAGGGGCCGCAACTAAAGTATCTATAGGATCTGGAGTTGGAACCGAATGTTCGCGGTTCGGCGTTGTAATAGAATCTGTCTCTGTGGAAGCGTTACTCGCCTCTTTCTTACAACTTAGCAGCAAAAAACCGATCGTTAATGCTGATGAGATTAGTAATTTCATAATATTTCTTTGGTGTGTTATCAAATTTACAAATTACTTCCATAAATTTTTTATGATTTGAATCACAACAAAATGCTGGTTCACTGAATTTGTAAGTCCTGTCATCTATTTTTTCATTAAAATGATCGCAATGACCCTAACTGCGATCATATTTATTGATTTAATTTTTCCAGATTTTCAAATTTTTTATAGGACGCTTTTAGATGATGCAATTGATCAAGAACTTTTCTGGAAACTTCATCAGTGAGATCACCGCTATCTAAAGCATCCTGATAGGCTTTTATTGCCGCATCTTCTCCAAATACTACATTTTCTAAGGTAGATTTTTCCTTATCTCCCGTAAAAGAATTTTTGAGGTCGATCCATGCTCTGTGAATTGCTCCTGCTGTGGTAACAGTATCTTCTGCAATTCCTCCATTTTGTCTGATCATTCCTATTAATTCAGATTTAATATCTTGCGATGCGGAAAGCATTCTGTCGAAATCGGGTTTAAGATGAGAATAACTGTTCCAGAGCTGATCTTCAACTTTTAAAAAACCTTCTATTCTGTCATTGGTAATCTTTAGTAAATCATTGAGCACTTCAACTGTTTTTTTGTTTTCCATAATCAAATTTAGTTTGATTACTGAATTTGCAATATTTGTGCCTTATAAACGGTGTGAAATTTTTTAAAAATTATTTAACATAATATAATTTTAGGCACAACTTTTGAATCAATTGTTAACATGAAATAAAATTGACACCAACTACACATCATATTAACAATGAAAATCCCCCAACTTTACGATTGGGGGATTTTTTATTTAAGTATTTAAAGGAAATGTATTTTTAAATATTTCTTTTTAGATAATAATTAAAGAAGAATTACCTTAGATTATTTTTAACTTTAATTGATTTAAATATTTTACATTAAATTTTCCTGATTTTCAGGTTTCTCTTTCAAATTTGTCTCGTAAAGATCTTTTCTTCTGTCATTCAGAATCTGAACCGAACCGTGATAATGCAGATCCTTTAACAGGTTTAAATCAACATCAACAATTAAAGTCATTTCTGTATTAGGAGTTGCTTCCCCTTTTACTGCATTCGACGGGAAAGCAAAATCTGACGGTGTAAAAACTGCAGCCTGCCCAAACTGGATATCCATATTATTTACACCCGGCAAATTACCCACACATCCTGCAATCGCAACATAACACTCATTTTCAATAGCTCTTGCAGCAGCGCAATGACGCACTCTCATGTAGGCATTTTGCGTATCGGTAAGATAAGGCACAAATAAAATTTTCATCCCCTGGTCAGCCAGAAGTCTTGGTAATTCCGGAAACTCTACGTCGTAGCATATAACGAGACCTATTTTTCCGCAATCGGTATCAAACACTTTTATTTCATTTCCGCCTTTCATTCCGTAATACTTTCTTTCGTTGGGCGTAATATGAATTTTTCGATATTCATCAATTCGGCCGTCACGATGAAGAAGATAACTCACATTGTACAAATCATTATTTTCAAATACGGGCATACTTCCCGAAATAATATTGACATTATAACTGATTGCCAGATCCGAAATTTTTGCTTTGATTTCGTCAGTGATTTTTGCCAGCTCGATCATACTGTCGCGTTCAGAAAGATTATTAAAAGGCGCGAGTAAAGGCGTATTGAACAACTCTGGAAACAAGACAAAATCTGATTTGTAATCTCCCATTACATTCACAAAAAATTCTACCTGCTCATAAAATGCATTGATATCTTTGAAATGCCTCATCTGCCACTGCACCAAACCAAGACGAATCGTACTGTCCTGCATCGTATTAGGTTTCTTACTGTAATAAATATTGTTCCACTGCAGTAAAACGGCGTTTTCTCGTGAACCTTCGTCTTCCGGAAGGTATTTTTTTAACACTCTTATCGGTAAAAAATTATTTGAAAGCTGAAAAGAAAGTACAGGATCATAAATCTCTTTGTCTCTGACTCTTCGAATGTATTCTCTAGGCGAAATTTCATGACTGTATTTATGATAATCTGGAATTCTTCCTCCTAAAATAATGGATTTTAAATTTAATTGTTCGCAAAGTTCTTTTCTTGCATCATACAACCTTCTTCCCAATCTTAGTTCGCGATAGATAGGATCTACAAAAATTTCTATCCCGTACAAAACATTTCCCGTAGAAGAATGGGTATTGAATGTGTAATTTCCTGTAATATCACTATAGGTATGCTCGTCATCAAACTCCTCGTAATTGACAACGATTGACAGCGCAACTGCAGCAATTTTTCCGTCGACAGTTATGCAAATCTGACCGGCTTGAAAAATTTTGGTAAGTTTTAAAATGCTCTTTTTGGACCAGACATATTCTGACATTTTAGGATATGCTCGGCGCATTGCGGAGACCAGCTCATCATAATCATCAATATTCAGTGTTCTTGTATCTATCTGCATATTTTTATTTTTACTAAAGTTACGCAAATTGTAGGAATGCCTAAATTAATTATGATTTTTTAGGGATTAAAAGTAATATAAATTTCAAAAATTACAGAGAAATTTAGTTTGAATTTGATATTTAAAAATTATTAGAGAAACCATATTTGTACTTTGATGAAAATTTATAGTCTAATTTTTAAACCACTGATTATCAATACTTTAAATATTGATATTTGAGTTAAAATTTATAAATTATTACGTAAATATTTATAAATGCAAACCACAAACCTTTGTGAGTAAGATGAAAAGTCTATACTTTAGCACTATAATAATTGAGGGACAATTAAAAAACGTAAACTCAATTATAATTTAAATTAAAACATTCATCATTATCACATTAAAATATATTGTTTCATCACTTAGTTTCTATTAGTAGTATGCCAGAATTTTTCAATTCTGGCATCTACTTTTTATATACTTTAGGAAATGATTTGTGAAATGTGAAACTATTCTCCGCCCTCCACTTCTTTGATTCTTTTTTTAATAAAATCTACCGGGCGAATTCCATTGATTTCAAGGAAAATATTAGAAAAACTCTGACGGTTACTAAAACCTGATGCTGAGGCAATATGCTCAATAGAATATTTTCTCCACTCTCGGTTGTGATAGATCTTCTGCGTGGCATAATGAATTCTTAATTGATTAATGTAAACGCTGAAATTACTTCCTTTGTATTCATTAATCACTTGCGAAAGATAAGAAGTGTTTGTTTTAAAGTTTTCTGCAAGCTTTTTTAGGGTTAAACCTTTTTCAAGAAACTTTTCATTGGCTTCAAAATTACTAATGTCATTCAACAGCTTT
It contains:
- the tssD gene encoding type VI secretion system tube protein TssD, translated to MAANSRGILKFNGSEGQKLLKLNYSVSRSTDVSGRVASDPSNALIKLTIEATEKSDILESLLNGKYKPTSGEITFNKSHEEGTLITLSWENGYVIQHEVEFDAVDENSMLISFIVSAETINYGNSAYKGLWPSS
- a CDS encoding cold-shock protein — protein: MQQGTVKFFNETKGFGFISPAEGGQDIFVHSSGLNTKMIRENDKVVFDVEKSEKGLNAVNVRLA
- a CDS encoding DEAD/DEAH box helicase — its product is MSFKNLNLINPIIRAATEAGCPMPTELQIKMIPQILDGKDVLCQIARGTERMTSFTMPVLQMLKKNNPDHNDTRVLVLTPTKETALQIEDNFKIYTKYLPLSQLSVYEGISNGTQLSSLRRRLDVLIATPEKLLELDDQRHISLSKIEVLIIDDLEVLLENKADYLKKLMTKLPAKRQNILYSSAISNDVSSFAEKIGSGRIETMKATEYSAVS
- a CDS encoding helix-turn-helix domain-containing protein, with protein sequence MVSLRCKMMVQEEIDKLGLQHAVVQLGTVDFPEAVDHDKLEIFRTRLAHLGLELLDDKKSILIEKIKNTITEMIHTADEQPKENYSLYLSEKLEYDYTYLANVFSEVNGYTIQHFIILNKIEKVKELLLYNELNLTEIAYKLNYSSVAHLSFQFKKITGLAPSFYKQLKMKRKKNLEDL
- a CDS encoding acyl-CoA dehydrogenase family protein; this translates as MIESSNKISGETYSEFLDHFKTSLHDLFQRENIDELSLQRGLPPNVWKEIMNLKPLSVAVPTEFGGRGLKVKECLGILSAASYESLPLSLTFGINIALFLEPLAKYGNEAIKEDIFKHFLNYGAMGGLMITEPDFGSDALNMKTQNVQNGDSYDIKGTKHWQGLTGLANYWLITSRSANAEGSLSRDVDFFIADTHQRQQNIEVLEYYDNPGLYMIPYGLNKIDIKVPQENKLIPESTGLKMMLDILHRSRFQFPGMGMGFLKRMLDEALQHTRSRIVGNSNLYALDQVQYQLTRLESFFTLCSAMCAKSSKISGIDYNLSSEGVHANSMKALVTDMMQEAAQILVQLCGGKGYRMSHIGGRGIMDSRPFQIFEGSNEMLYTQISEGILKDMKKKKLDNLGEYLQQNVLSENAAKLYTQNLDFTITTAISQRKMIDLGKVVARIITVNDLLELNNAGFNQKLVDNSVEMTRQEIVTLLASMNHHQDLKPLDDYSENSNWMLLV
- a CDS encoding SemiSWEET transporter — its product is MDENILGIVAGVLTSVAMIPQLIKVIRKKNVEDLSWVMIMVLITGLSLWVWYGIIRNELPIIVSNAFAVLVNVTLLICFITFRKKSK
- a CDS encoding YciE/YciF ferroxidase family protein, producing the protein MATKTATPKKTTSVKKTTAPKKSASKTADKTSAKSDAASDLRDFFEDAMKDIYWAEKALAKALPKMEKNATHPDLKKAISNHLAETENHIKRLEDCFKSLGLKPEAKKCDAMQGLLDEGKGIMEETKAGAIRDVGIIAASQKVEHYEIATYGSLAAYAKVLKEKTCLSNFLATLKEEKNCDKLLTQIADTALNSKAK
- a CDS encoding CinA family protein; translated protein: MEFQQKTLDYISECLITSNETISVAESVTSGMLQLAFSQMPNASMFYKGGMTAYALPEKVRLLNVDENEAEVCDCVSENIAETMALNVAKMFESDWSIATTGYCTPVRNSIYSVFAHYSIAYKGEIIVSKKLELHPKTQALNAQLYYAEFILGCFKSELNNLLILNN
- a CDS encoding catalase — translated: MENKEVTNNDKIDQLQDHTTDNSNEKLTTNQGLKINNNQDSLKTDERGATLLEDFILREKITHFDHERIPERIVHARGSGAHGVFKLNKSLAKYTKAKFLNEVGKETPVFVRFSTVAGSAGSTDLARDVRGFAVKFYTDEGNYDLVGNNIPVFFIQDAMKFPDLVHAVKPEPDNAIPQAASAHDTFWDFISLMPESMHMIMWAMSDRAIPRSYRMMEGFGVHSFKFINSEGAVHFVKFHFKPKLGVHSVAWTEAQKISGTDPDFHRRDLWESIEKGAFPEWDFGVQIIPEENEHDFDFDLLDPTKIVPEELVPVQLVGTLTLNRNPDNFFAETEQVAFHPGHLVPGIDFSNDPLLQGRLFSYTDTQLSRLGSPNFHEIPINRSVNTVHNNQRDGHMRQQIVKGKVSYEPNSIGGGCPFQAMMKDGGFASHNERVDGHKVRARSESFVDHYSQAKLFFNSQSTPEKEHLQNALIFELSKVTIPEIRERVVGQLNFINKELAANVAEKLGVEVKKLDKPNGSIPADADPSSLQSEEREPSTKFSEALSMENTVKDTIESRIIGFVMANGVNTQAVKSLKSKLESKGAVVQIIGTSVAPVNADDQTTFVPDHSISSVASVSFDALYICPGEKSVEQLTKPDIKPIVAEFINEAYKHCKAIYFGKDTDEIYKVTNIAKKTHKDRAIIQTSGDNSSDEQFISAVAAHRVWDLEKDRNSMA
- a CDS encoding PA2169 family four-helix-bundle protein; this translates as MENKKTVEVLNDLLKITNDRIEGFLKVEDQLWNSYSHLKPDFDRMLSASQDIKSELIGMIRQNGGIAEDTVTTAGAIHRAWIDLKNSFTGDKEKSTLENVVFGEDAAIKAYQDALDSGDLTDEVSRKVLDQLHHLKASYKKFENLEKLNQ